In one Motacilla alba alba isolate MOTALB_02 chromosome 7, Motacilla_alba_V1.0_pri, whole genome shotgun sequence genomic region, the following are encoded:
- the NDUFB3 gene encoding NADH dehydrogenase [ubiquinone] 1 beta subcomplex subunit 3, protein MGHGGDHGHGHGHDKVELPDYRQWKVEGTPLEEVQRRLAKRGLRDPWARNEVWRYQGGFARPITVTEIFTRGLKWGAAAFIIALGIEYSLFPPKKNGGHH, encoded by the exons ATGGGGCACGGAGGTGACCACGGCCACGGCCATGGCCATGACAAAGTGGAGCTCCCTGACTACCGGCAGTGGAAGGTGGAGGGGACTCCCCTCGAGGAGGTGCAGAGAAGGCTGGCTAAGCGGGGTCTGAGGGACCCGTGGGCTCG taATGAAGTTTGGAGGTACCAGGGTGGCTTTGCAAGACCTATCACCGTAACAGAAATCTTTACCAGGGGACTCAagtggggagctgcagctttcaTCATAGCTCTGGGCATTGAATATTCACTGTTTCCTCCAAAGAAGAATGGAGGCCACCACTGA